A genomic segment from Aegilops tauschii subsp. strangulata cultivar AL8/78 chromosome 1, Aet v6.0, whole genome shotgun sequence encodes:
- the LOC141027960 gene encoding uncharacterized protein: protein MDISCLNYAVITLIPKVKGADLISQFRPIALINNFAKFPAKGFATRLSPIAHRTINPFQSAFIKDFEKAYDSVSWPFLRKFLLAKGFEGSYVHRIMQLVSGGHTAISVNGQQWKSLTKAEDQDALNLLISKVRASASSLCRQEQDA from the exons ATGGACATCTCTTGTCTTAACTATGCTGTCATTACTCTCATTCCTAAAGTGAAAGGAGCTGATCTGATTTCTCAGTTTAGACCTATAGCTCTTATTAACAACTTTGCTAAGTTTCCTGCTAAGGGGTTTGCCACCCGCCTCTCCCCTATTGCTCATCGTACCATCAACCCTTTTCAGTCTGCCTTCATCAAAG ATTTTGAGAAAGCCTACGATTCGGTGAGCTGGCCTTTCTTGAGAAAGTTTCTCCTGGCCAAAGGGTTTGAAGGATCGTATGTTCACAGGATCATGCAGTTGGTCTCGGGGGGCCATACTGCGATCTCTGTTAATGGCCAG CAGTGGAAATCATTGACTAAGGCGGAGGACCAGGATGCTCTGAATCTGCTGATATCTAAAGTTCGGGCCTCGGCATCTTCTCTCTGCAGACAGGAGCAGGATGCTTAG